CTGTGTTCTATTAGCCCTGTGTCCTTCTTCACAACCCCCTTTAACCCTGTTTGGGAGAAAATGACTGGGACAGAAGTCTCCTTGAAATCTCACAatcacagagagaacacactcactcattcttgcacagacacacacacacacacacacacacactacacaccctctaATTTCTGCCTATCATATGCAGACACATAACTACAACTGGCAATCCAAATGAGTGCCATCGTAAGAGCTGTGTGACTAAGTCCATTTCTAGCTGTTGATGTGCTTATATGAGAGGCTGATCTCCAAGGAGAGGCCTTTGGTTCCATTGTGAATGGCTGCCCACACCACACAACCCAACCTTCATTTCATTTAGAAATATATTCAGGAGCTGGGGAGGAAGGCAAGCACAATCTATTAGCTAGCTCCATTAGTATCTGTCTCGGAATGAAAGAATGGCCTAGAATGTCAATAACCCAAAGCCCTCTCTCTCGAAAACACACAAACACGGACAAACAcataaagcacacacacacacacacacacacacacacacacacacacacacacacacacacacacacacacacacacacacacacacacacacacacacacacacacacacacgtgtgtacacactaacacacaaacacacacagcagccgCAGCAGCAGTAGCTTTTAACATGGATCGATGGCAAATGAAAAAGACCTATTGATTAAACCTTAGCTCTAGTGCAGCCATCCATCTCCAGCCGAGGACACTGCTATTGGCTTTCAATAGAAAATGCAAGCGAATGGAAATTGTAAGCGAAGAGAGCTTGGCTTCTTCTTTATGGCTGCAGCATCCTACTCCCAGCTCATTGATCCATCACCCTCCCACTGCCTCCCCTTACCCCTCTACCTCCAGCCCACCACCCCCCTTCATGGGCCAGTCTCCCCAGAGAGGGCTAGGTGGGGTGGAAGCGTGGAGGGGAGGGGCGCGGGCAGTGGAATTCCGCCCCACGGGTGATGGGGAATGGGGGAGGCGAGGGTAAGGGATCAGATGTAGCTGGCAGTTTTTCACAATCAATtgtgccctctctcctcctcctcctcttcccccatcGGAATGAATTCCTGACTCTGTGTGGGCTTAATTTACCTCTTCCCTTCATTTGCTTATCGGATTGAGCAGAGCGATTCTCTGGCTATAAATATTCACTACTCCTGGCAATGCATGCTAACTAACTCTCAGCCCTGCTGGTGCTTCAGAAAGAATAGAGCTGAATGGAGGAGCACTGAATTAAATAGTACAAGGTCTATTTTGCACAAGTTATTCTACGTTTTCCTCACTAGATAAGACTGTGTGTCTACATGAGGTCCTATGCCACAGGACTATATTTCTTGCCTGGTTTATATTATAGGGGGTAACTAGTGGGTTATTGTGTGTTAGGGGCATTGTTCAGCTGCCTGCATGTGAAGGCTATACATTCTGCCAGGGGCTTTGTTCTCCCtgcgctcctcctctcccccctcctctccttccctctcctcggctAAGTCCCTTCAATTACACAGAAAAGAAACCCCACCACATgccctctactttctctctcttttgcacTCTCTCTCAGAGAGAAAAGGgatttctctcctctccagctgccctttatttatctctctccctccttctctctccctcgctctctattCTAAAGCCACAGACAAACGTGGGGTTGTCTCCTGCACCTCAAAGCTGGTCAGGCGTGGGTCACATAGCTCAAGCCCTGCTTAATGAGGAGTGACTGGCGCCTGGGGCGCGGACTCCttatagaacacacacaggagggagggagggagggggagggagggagggagggagggagggggagggagggagggagaatgataGAGGTGGATGGGGGCAGGGAGAAAGAACACAAAGGCATAACGCAATCACTAGCAGGGTGAAACCCTCCACATCTTCCTTATTGTTGGTTTCTCTATGGCCTGACAAACACAGCTCTCTGACGCACTCAGCACCGAGGAGGAGGAAGTAATAACACATATTTTCTTGGAAGCCACCACAGGCAAATATTAGGCAAGGGACCGGTCAGGAGCAGAgagaacaaggaacacacaacagagggcattccctccctctttttcttcctccttccctctctttctctctggttaTGAAACCTTCCTGCACCCTGTGCTGCTCCTCCATCAGCACTGTATCGTCTCTACCCGTCCCCCCTTGGAgcgaagctgtgtgtgtgtgtgtgtcctcagtacACACTTTCACAGGCCCAGTAAAAGCCTACAGTGACTAAAGGCATTGACAGGATTGCACCACAGTCACAGAGCTGTAGCTGACTGAGCTATGAGGACAAAACCCTCTCCAGCGCCCCCCTGCTGTCCAGCTGCTCAGGGCAGGCCACAGAGGACCACGTACAACATGGTGCAGGGACAGAGGAGCACAGCAGAACAAACCACATGGGAGGGGTgtgggtggtagtaggggtggtatggagtggggaggaggtagagactAACCCAAAAGCCCCTGTGGAATCCCAGAACTCCACCCAGCCAAAAAACACTCTGCACCCTCTACTGTTTCCGAGAATGACTACATACACTTCATAAACACACAGGCTACTTTACACACAGCACTGCATGCAGGTTGGGGGTGGGGTATCCCAGCTGGGCTGTGGCAGTAGCAACTGACCACCATGTTGCAaggcagagagagaccgagacagagagagaccgagacagagagacagagagagaccgaaacagagacagagagacagagagaagaaaagacaggctatgtgcacactgcccacaaaatggaggtggaaactgagctgcactccctaacctcctgccaaatgtatgaccatattagagacatatttccctcagattacacagatccataaATAATTAGAAAACAACcccaattttgatcaactcccatatctattgagtGAAATACCAgggtgtgccatcacagcagcaagatttgtgacctgttgccacaagaaaagggcaactagtgaagaacaaacaccattgtaaatacaacccatatttatttacatttattttcctttttgtattttaacattgttacaacactgtatatagacataatatgacatttgaaatgtctttattattttggaacttgtgagtgtaatgtttactgtacatttgtattgtttattttattgTTTGTTTAGTATCTACttcactttctttggcaatgttaaaATATGTTTCCCacaccaataaagcccttgaattgtgtgagagagagagagagacagaaaagagacagagagagagaaaagagagagagagagaaaagagagagagagaaaagagagagagagaaacagaaagagagagagagaaagagagatagagagaaaagagagaaaagagagaaaagagagagagaaaagagagagagaagagaaaagagagaaagagagaaagaaaagagagagagagaaagaagagaaaagagagaaaagagagaaagaaagagagagaaagagagacagaaaagagacagagagacagaaaagagacagagagagaaaagagagagagagaaaagagagagagagagaaaagagagagaaacagaaagagagagagagaaagagagacagagagagagaaagagaagagagaaaagagagaaaagagagagagagagataaaagagagagagagagagagagaaaagagagagagagagaaaagagagaaagagagaaagagagaaagagagaaaagagagagagagagaaaagagagagagagaaaaagagagagagagaagagagagactgaaaagagagagactgaaaagagagagaaaagagagagagagaagagaaaagagagaaagaaagagaaagagagaaagagagaaaagagagagagagaaaagagagagagagagaaaagagagagagagagagaaaagagagagaaaagagagagagagaaaagagagagagagagagaaaagagagagagagagagaaaagagagagaggagagagagagactgaaaagagagagactgaaaagagagagagaaaagagagagagagaaagaaagagagaaagagagagagagagagagagagagagagagagagagagagactgaagagagagactgaaaagagacagagagaaaagagagagagagaaacagaaaagagagaggCTGATCTATGAACAATCAATTTGTCAGTCAGTCTCCTGGCCTTCTAGAGCCTGGGCCAAGTAGGAGGGCTACAGTAGGACAAATACAGAGGAGATTAAAGGAGCTTCTCCTCCTATCGTTTCCTTATAGATTCCGCTTCATTAACAGTTGTCCAAGTGTTGTTGATTGTTTGTTTGCCTTCATAATTCTTGTGATCTCATGGAAGGAGAGTGTTGTTTACCGAGCATCAGGGCCCAGTTTTTCAAAAGCTATCTATCTGGATTTTGCCTAACCAATAGGATTACATGCATATAAATATAATTAATAGAATGGGAAAATCATTGAATGGGgacacctgttctattcatttTATTTCTGATAGCTGAAAACCGAAAAGATCTCTTTTAAAAAACTGGGCCACAGGGGATCAGGTAGAGGGTGTGAAGGCTCAAACTGCAGCAAAAATAGCCTGGGTTTAAATACGGGAAGAACCTTGCTTTTTACAGTCTTGTAGTAAATCCCACCAAGATCTACAGGAACTGAATGGGACCGGATCCTTGCATCCTCCATTTGTATCCAGTGGTGGAGCCCCACCTATTCTAGAGTCACTAGAACTGAAAACGTACTACATTCACACAATTCCCATTTATTCCCCAATAATAACCTGACACTCTTAGGCCTACTACTCTGAGGAAAGCCAAAGTCATTTTCCAAAACATGACAGAGCCAACCCTCTGCGGCTTTGCCTTTCCCCTTGTGCTCCTCTACTCTCCTAGTCATCCATACATCACTGCAGCTACAGGCCCATCCTCCAACACAGACACATGTCATTCCTGGTTGGCTTGGGCCCTGAGTACAGCCCAGAGGGTGAACACAGGCCTGGAGTACACATAGCCCTGCTTTTGTCCTGCCATCCATCCTAGCCATCCGGAGCGCAAacaagaagacagagagacagagaggaagaggtagaggaaaCCCAGAGGAAAAGGGCCAAACTGAGGGAGTCAGACCAGTCAAAAGGAGCGAACGTCCCTGTTTTGACAGGTGTTGAAAGGGCATCGACAGCCCTGCAGGGGCACAAGCTCTTAAATGACTTTTAGAAGCAATTAACATTCACttcttttttctccctctctcgtcgTTAGACAATGAAAGGGCACCTGACGTGGTTGGTTAGCTGGCACTGTTATAGGTCGAGGCTGATAGGTCAGGGATGGGGTTAGACGGCTCGGTTACTGTTGCTCATCaacgtgtgtgtgtttcactggCCGGGTAGCTGCTTACATGCTCGCTGACAGCCTGGCGATGCTGGTCAATGAATTATGCATAGTGCCCTGGTGCCCTAGCTTGGCGGGTCAACCATGCAGAAGCACAACAGACAGAGTGAGCAGGGTGAGGGATCAGGGCACCTGGTCAGGTCGACACtgatacccacacacacacgtcagaaacaaggagaggagacaaacaTAGTCCAGAGTTGAAGAGAGGACTGAGACAGAGGTTAAATAATAGGGGAGAACCTGGCAAAGAGCTTCCACAGTAGAACAGAGCTAGCGGTTCAGAATTAGCCATGTTGACAATGCTAACGCGAGGCAGTGGCAGACTACAGAGCGTTAACATTTCAACATAGATTTGTCTTCCAGTAGAATGCACCGACTGCAAAGgccattcactctctctctctctctctctctctctctctctctctctctctctctctctctctctctctctctctctctctctctctctctctctctctctctctctctctctctctctctctctctctctctctctctctctctctctctctctctctctctctctctctctctctctctctctctctctctctctctctctctctctctctctctctctctctctctctctctctctctctctctaccctgcctCCCTCAGCCAGAGCTAGACTAATCTGACCTGACAGAtagtgaggagatgggaggggaggagaggagagttaccCCCTGCCTTCCTTTTTTTCACAACTTATTTTGTTCCCTTTTTCCCCTATCTGTTGAACCAAGCAGCTGCAGAGGGGTGGGTCTTAAAACCAGGTCTAATCATGAGGCATGGAGGGCTACCTCACTCCATCTTTTCCTCCCTAtttttctctttccttctctccttctctctcccttcttctctgccCTACAATGGCTGAGCCTGGTTCCCTGCATGGAGCCTGGGTCACAGCAGACAGACAAAGGACTGGGCCGGGCAGCAGGCTAGGGGTCCCACTGAGCACAGGAATTCAGCTAACAATTAGCCTAACACCCCCTTGTAAAGTCCTCCCCTCAGAACCTAGCCACAGGCCCTGCCTCTGGCCCTCGGCCTAACAAAGACCTGCATGCAGCAGTCACCACCACCAAAATCTGCCATGCTGCCACCCCACAACCAAAACCAGACTTTTCTAGCTAATTAGCTAGACTAGCTTTTCCAGCTATCTCCGGATCGACCGAAGCTCTTTATTCAAAGCCCTCTTCTATCCCCCCGTCTCTGCACATTAACTTGCAGTGGAAAGGGTAAAGGCTCTCTGGAGATAGCAGAGCTATGTGACATTTTCAAGAGGCTGTCTCAACCTGAGGTAACGTAACACAGACATTAAACGTCTGAGAAGGTACTAAGCAGTAAGCACAGGTTATTCCTGTCGTCCAATGGAAGCAGGCTTCTACGAAGAGTTAAGCTGTGAAGTCTTTCACCAGGTGTCGGCTGATAAGACCGTCGTCTCAGGGTTTTACCGGAGCACTTAGTCATCTGCCTTCGAAAATGTTCCTCACCAAGAATTCCGAAGTCACGAAGCTAAAAAGACAGACAGCTTCTGTCCGTACAGAAAAGCCCCAGCTCATTAATTGATAAGCAAGTGGATTCAGCCGGTCGCCAGTCTTACTCCAAAGGCATTTATTTAGCCCTTTGTTTTTTTCAGTGAAAGTACAAATGAATCTGTGGGCAGTTAGCAGAGGCCGGATATAAACAACAATCTTATGAAAGGAGGTTTAATGTGTGTTGTATTTTCTTCCTCCCACTGCCCTACAAACACAATGTGCATTCTTTTAGCACTCCATTTTTTTTAGCATAAATCTATCTATTTAAAGTCCGAGTGAACACAAGCCGCCATTGATGGTGTCCTGGGCTGGACGAGACCAGAGAGAGATGTATTTTACAGATGAGGCTAGTTTTGGACAGCGACTGAGGAAGCAGTGGGACGGCCAATTCACGGGAGAGACGAGGGGGAGAGtgggacaaagaaagagagaaaaagcatgggatgacggctgagtggaggagtgggagaggggtaGTGGTGAGGGAAGGGGTCTTCCTGGGTTAAGAAAATAAGCATGTATTATTCAACTGTGCAGAACTCACTGGGTACCGCAGAGTTCCCTGGATGTTCGGTGAACTTTCGGTCCGTGCTTCGATTAAGTGATCCATTCTATCGCAATGCCAAGTTACAATACAAGTGCTGATGTCAGTCCTTGTCTACCATGGAATTCATGTTTTTCTTTCAAACAAAGAGACCACATAAAACTTTAAATCAGAGTCATTCAGAGATCCTCCTCCACTATCCATCTCTATTCAACATGCAACAAGAGCAGACTCATGGAAGAACAGTTCAATTTCCTCTGGTACAGTTTAAACAAACAGAGCGTGGACAATGCGCTTCAGCACTAAGACTAACTGACACATGCCTGTGAATGTTATCAGTAGATCTGGATCTGTCCTAGCCTCTGTGTGGAGGGCAGTAATCCCCAGTCCGGCCCTCCGAGGGGTAAACCTATCCCCTCTGCCCAGAGACAAAGACAAGTCTTCTGCTGCGGCTGGGTCTGCCTGACAACTGAGCCTGATGGAACAGCCCTACAGGACCATCTCCTCCCCCCcgtactcctctcctccctcttccaacCCCCGCAACAACCTCTCTGCCAACCTCTGtattccctttctttctctttccttttCAGCAAGGTTCTGAAAAGTCATTCTGAGAGTTGAAAGAAAAAGCTTGTTTATCATAATTGTGTTGATCAGAACTGGCATCTGATCCAAGTGTCTTATCGAGTCCAGCAAAACATGTGGGTATAATAAGTTGAACAGCATTTGAACAGAAACACAACTGCAGAAGCAAAGCCGTTGATGAATCCTCTTATGGGCTCTACAACAGACCAGCGGCTCATCTAAATTCCTTAACAAGCTCTTGACTAGAGTCCTTTCAATCACTCTcatccacaacaacaacatctgttGCTCTGCTGCAACGGGGCTCAAAGACAGTGAAGggccttttgtgtgtgtgtgtgtgtgtgtgatgttatcAATGCTCACCAGGGGGCTTGCACATGCGGATCTGGCTCTGGCACTGCACCAGCGGGTGGAGGGGGATGAGATGGGGTTTCTGGCGGGCACCGAGGTAGCTTTGGCAGAGATGCCCGCGATGCCAGCGGTGGTGGCTGGGGGCgaaggagggggtgagggaggcgTGGAGGCGGGGGAGGGCGAGCCACACTGCGTCTGGTAGCGGAgctgggtgagggagggaggcacgCCCTGGTAGTGGCGCGTGGCACTCAGGAGGTCGTTGAGGATCTGCAGGATGGTGCCGATGTCTCGCCTGGGCCGCCCAGTGCTGTCCTGACAGTTAGGATGCAAAGTGCCTGAGggagggtaggagacagagacagagagaaaagagagagagagagatggagagagtgttacaaaccactacaactctcctcAGCTCCAATCTAACCACAGATAACACCCCCACCCAGTAGGACACAGCAGTAATCTGAGCCGCTGACAGAGTGCTATGCCATAGACTTAGAGTTAAAGCCTTAGTGTAATGGTATTGGCCCTCACTCACCTGAAAAAGTCCCTGAGAAGACCCCAGGAGCGTGGTTGACAAAGCTTTCGATGATGGCACCTGGTTtacgggaggaggaggaggagtgcacTGAAGCACTAGTGCCGTTGCTGGGGCTCTTAGCACAGTTAGCctgtagaggagaggaaaggagacatcAGTCTAACGTTAGAGATAAACCTTCAACAAACCAACACTCTCCCTGCAGTGAGTGATAAGAAATATACTGCCACTGGACAGCAAGTTTTAGTAGTTGCATTATGACCATGAGATGCATGTATGTAATACATGGTCATGTAAGACACACATAGAACATGCTACTGAAATAGAACAGTTTACAAAAGCCATGAAGTGGCAGTGACTTGAAGCTGGTGTTGTAACATAtatgttataattaagcaataatgcCAGAGGAGGtgcggtatatatatatatatatgtatgtatattttcTTTTTGGGGGGGCAATATACCAGGGCTAAGGGCCGTTCTTATGCACGACACAAcgtcacaaacccctgaggtgccttattgctattataaactggttaccaatgtaattaaagTAGTGCAACTAAacattttgtcatacccatggtatatggtctgatataccatgcaattcagccaatcagaattcaggcctcaaaccacccagtttataacagcGAGTGATGTTGTAAGTAAACCCTAATGTAAACCATGTCGTTCCTCGTATAGGGACACATAAGACTCAGAAGAAACTGAGTCCAGGGAGCTCCTTTTACTGTCCCTGACAACAGACCTATCCGTTACCTGCCCTGCTCGGCTTTGTGAACTgaaagtgaaaacctacaggaggaagagggggagcgaaaaggggagaggtagggggaCATTTCAGAGTGGAGAAGTTTTTTTCATTGTTCTATGTGGCCTCTAAACTACACCAACCCATATCTGGTTTGTTTCTGAAAACTCATAGAGTTGACTTTaggcgaagagagagagaagacaataACAACCAAGTTGGTGGAAATCAACTGTCATTAAAAGAGTGACAGATAGCTCCTACCTCCAGGCTGCAGTGAGAGAGGCTTGCTGACCAGCAAGACGGCTAATGATCAACAAGACAACAACCTACACAGACTAACTCATtaactcctctccctctttcttccctctctttctttcatctCTCCTGGTCTCTGGCGAGGTAATAATGGTGTGTGCTGTGTCCTGGCCCGCCTTTGTGTAAGTGTGGTATGCACTGAGTAATACAGTGTTATAAAGCAGTAGGTAGGTTGATTGATTGGTGGAGGTCTTACCTCAGGACAGGGGGCTGCAGTGGGGGTGCTCTGGGGTTCGGAAGCGGGGCTGGGTCGACCCGGAGAGGGATGGTGGGAGCGACTAAACAGACTGCCGGGCAGCTGGGAGGGacgaggagcaggaggaggggtgCTGCAGTGACTTGAGGGGGCGGAAGAGGCAGACTGGTACATGGGAGGAGAGGGCTGTTGTGAGGGGGCAGGGGGAAGGCCGCTGTGCTGGTAGAGGGGAAGGGCACTGGGTGGGCCTGGGACTGGTTAGGATGGGGGCGAGAGTggaggtgagagtggtggtggtggggggtgggggctCGAGGGTGATGCCCGCTGCTGAACCCTCCAGAAGCACCTGTGGACTGTCCCATGGTGCCCTCTGTACCCCCGCGGGCGATGAGCTGCCTGTGCTGTAAGTGCTGCCCTCCAGACTGCTGGGCAGCCAACTGCAGCTGGACAAACATCATGTGATCACCTACTCGCAGCGCCAGGGTCAGAGGAGAGCGGCCGGACAGGAAGTCACTGacctagagacaggaagaggagagagttaaGCTACCTAGTTCATGGACTATAGACTACAAAAACTCAGTATATATTGAATGCTTACGCAACATACATTAAATGCATACTAACTACATGTTTAATATACCAGAAATAGGTAGGTCTATACACATCAAGAGAAGGTCTGTTAGCTCTACATCATTGTTTTCCAGGCTTGGGGCTTTGTTAATGAGTTTAACAAAAGCACATGTATGGATGTGAAAGCAGAAAGACAGAAGAGTGCATTGAGCTGCATTGAATTTCCCCAGCAGAGAGGCTGGTATGCCACACTATCCCACCCTGTAATCAATCACTGCCCTGGACACTGAAACACAGGGTTATTAACATTTGCTGGGGGGTGAAAGTTGCtattggaacacacacacatctaaacacaCACAATCAAGCACGCACACTGGTGCACACATATATACCATGCCCACCCACTCCTGTTTCAAATGCCCCTATAGTCCAGAGTCTGAACTTCGTTCCCAGGCATACAAAGGCCACCCTTCTGTTTGGCCCCCGGCCTGAAAAATCAGAACTTCGATACAGGATGCAGCGTAGACCCACTCGCCCCACAGCCTCACGCACTCATAATACCCGATTGTTTGGTGGTCTGCGGCAGGTCTTGAAGGGCTGCCCATTTTAGGAGTACGAGAATGGGCCCCGGAGCCAAGAATGGAGGCCCTGACCCACTCACTCCAGGCCACACCACAGAGAGCGTTGTCACGACTTGGCCGTAGGAAACAT
This is a stretch of genomic DNA from Oncorhynchus nerka isolate Pitt River linkage group LG25, Oner_Uvic_2.0, whole genome shotgun sequence. It encodes these proteins:
- the LOC115109259 gene encoding LOW QUALITY PROTEIN: midnolin (The sequence of the model RefSeq protein was modified relative to this genomic sequence to represent the inferred CDS: inserted 2 bases in 2 codons), encoding MPKLGKRVGKIQALSQSFKVLATIIGYRMDQHPSARSCTSRGAPSCEAVPSEPSMNLYIHSTTGTRFELSLPLEETVEGLKRRLSQRLKVPKERLALLHKETRLSSGKLQDLGISDGSKLTLVPTVEAGLMSQASRPEQSVMQALESLTETQVSDFLSGRSPLTLALRVGDHMMFVQLQLAAQQSGGQHLQHRQLIARGGTEGTMGQSTGASGGFSSGHHPRAPTPHHHHSHLHSRPHPNQSQAHPVPFPSTSTAAFPLPXSQQPSPPMYQSASSAPSSHCSTPPPAPRPSQLPGSLFSRSHHPSPGRPSPASEPQSTPTAAPCPEANCAKSPSNGTSASVHSSSSSRKPGAIIESFVNHAPGVFSGTFSGTLHPNCQDSTGRPRRDIGTILQILNDLLSATRHYQGVPPSLTQLRYQTQCGSPSPASTPPSPPPSPPATTAGIAGISAKATSVPARNPISSXLHPLVQCQSQIRMCKPPGDRVRQTENRATRCKVERLQLLMQQKRLRRKARRDSRAPYHWLPNRKAGRSNSNSSVSSEGSMDLDFDDSVWKPDVKADMKSEFVMA